A single window of Gambusia affinis linkage group LG18, SWU_Gaff_1.0, whole genome shotgun sequence DNA harbors:
- the syt4 gene encoding synaptotagmin-4 codes for MAPMLEDGAQPVAVPVGVAVVSVFGLVFTASAFAWICCQRKNTTKSQKTPPYKFVHMLKGVDIYPESLSGKKKFAAATANDTTKTDVNGNCQTTPMSPSTGKPATTPNGSRSALHLDLEKRDLNGNFTTKPFHHHHQTVRSSPDLELPSPQTGFTQPGAMERRDLPSPSSALSSQAPTPAVDRPQGDEKEGGLGTLHFSLEYQAERKAFIVHIKEAHGLTPTDEQSLTSDPYIKLTLLPEKKHRVKTRVLRKTLDPAFDETFSFYGIPLARVSELALHFMVLSFDRFSRDEVIGETLVPLSGIDLSEGRVLMSREIIKRNVKKSLGRGELLLSLCYQSTTNTLTVVVLKARHLPKTENNGPTDPYVKVNMYQGKKRICKKKTHVKKCSPNPVFNELFVFDLPSEEGLRDTSVELLLMDSDNGTSRNPNTVIGRLVLGTSAAGTAGEHWREICDHPRRQIAKWHTMSEE; via the exons ATGGCTCCTATGCTGGAGGACGGAGCGCAGCCCG TGGCAGTGCCTGTGGGTGTTGCTGTGGTGAGTGTTTTCGGCCTTGTCTTCACTGCATCAGCCTTCGCCTGGATCTGTTGCCAGCGCAAGAACACCACCAAGTCCCAGAAGACGCCCCCTTACAAGTTTGTGCACATGCTCAAAGGCGTTGACATCTACCCAGAGAGCCTGAGCGGCAAAAAGAAGTTTGCGGCAGCCACAGCTAATGACACCACTAAAACTGATGTCAATGGAAACTGCCAAACTACGCCAATGAGTCCCAGTACTGGTAAACCCGCCACAACTCCGAATGGTTCCAGATCAGCCCTGCACCTTGATCTTGAGAAGCGGGATCTGAACGGAAACTTTACCACCAAACCTtttcaccaccaccaccagacGGTGCGCAGCTCCCCAGACCTGGAGCTCCCTTCCCCACAAACAGGGTTCACTCAACCTGGTGCGATGGAACGGCGCGACCTACCTTCCCCATCCAGCGCTCTGTCGAGTCAGGCACCCACCCCAGCTGTTGACAGGCCTCAGGGAGACGAAAAGGAGGGTGGTCTAGGGACCCTCCACTTCTCTCTTGAGTACCAGGCAGAGAGGAAGGCATTCATTGTTCACATCAAG GAAGCCCATGGTCTGACTCCAACTGATGAGCAGTCACTTACGTCTGACCCCTACATCAAGCTGACCCTGCTGCCGGAGAAGAAGCACAGGGTGAAGACGAGAGTCCTTCGGAAGACTCTAGACCCGGCTTTCGATGAGACTTTCAGCTTCTACGGGATCCCACTGGCTCGAGTGTCCGAGCTGGCCCTTCACTTCATGGTGCTGAGCTTTGATCGGTTCTCTCGTGATGAGGTCATTGGAGAGACCCTCGTACCTTTATCTGGAATCGACTTGTCGGAGGGGCGTGTCCTAATGAGCAGAGAGATTATCAAGAGGAATGTTAAG AAGTCCTTGGGTCGAGGAGAACTGCTGCTGTCTTTGTGCTACCAATCCACCACCAACACTCTGACTGTGGTAGTCCTGAAAGCTCGGCATCTTCCCAAGACTGAAAACAATGGTCCTACCG ATCCATATGTCAAAGTGAATATGTACCAAGGAAAGAAGCGCATATGCAAGAAGAAGACCCACGTGAAAAAATGCTCTCCCAACCCGGTCTTTAACGAGCTCTTTGTGTTTGATCTGCCCTCCGAAGAGGGCCTGAGGGACACCAGTGTAGAGCTGCTTCTGATGGACTCAGACAATGGCACTTCACGCAACCCCAACACTGTTATTGGCCGTCTGGTGCTGGGCACATCGGCAGCAGGAACGGCCGGAGAGCACTGGAGAGAAATCTGCGACCACCCACGTCGCCAGATTGCCAAATGGCACACCATGTCAGAGGAATAA